From the Cloeon dipterum chromosome 4, ieCloDipt1.1, whole genome shotgun sequence genome, the window TTTGCACAGCTGATTAAATCTGCGaggatattattaaaaatcatttcgcTCTAAGGTCACGTTACTTTTTCAGACGCTCTTTTTCCAGTAAGAGTATGGACGTGTAGttcaaatatgaatatttaatcgAGGCATTACTTATCAATTCAAGGTATTAGACCATAAATCCAAagaacagaaataaaaatacacaacgCAGGACTACAATAATTACTTGTGAAAGTTTTTCACAAAGATTTTGAGAcccagattttaaaaattcaaaaattattgcgagaaaagaaatggcaaaaatacgataaaaacatattattaagttgttttaattttctccatgTAGATCATATTGAAATGCCATATTGTCCAAAAAGAAACTGGGAAGTGGCAGCACTTTAAGAAAACCAAAAGTGATAAGACCAAGGGCCAAGCAGGCTTCATCGCAATTGGCCCATAAAATAAGATCTGCAGTGAAAAATGCCGGGCCCTTTTTTGTTACAATGGTAAAAGTGATATACATATATGCCATGTATAATTCATAATGCAAGATTGGACATTTTCGCGAAgagttttgataatttaatgagTGACACACGATATGCCAAGGGCAAACTGCACATTAGtgctaataaattaaattcctagcCCAAGGGTTCGTTCCGCACACCTGGCATTTTAGCGAtgccaattttttactgtcagTTTTCGCTTATGGTAAGACACATCATCTCACTCCTTGTAGAATCGTCGCGGAAGCCAACAATTATTGTtcgtcaaaattaatcaagcagTGACGGATcggaaagtaaaatttaaatttgcatgatgAGTAATGGAGCCGCACGTCTTCAGACAGTGACTCGCGCGGTAATGCCAATTTTGGTCCATtcaatgtaaaattaattaagccatTTATCAGTGAACAGGTGTAGGAAGATCCTTGCTGATTCTCAATTGTACTCGCTGATATCCTGTGATTGAAACCCGGCGAGATGCAAGCCAATTAAGTTTTACAACCGGCTCACGCATCCAGCTCTTCTCGGCTGCTGCTCTCATCGCAAATCTTCTTCCATTTTAGTGTAATTACGCGCTCGGCAACTCCGAGAAAGAGCAGCGGAATAATTATGATCGCGCGCATACCTCCGCTCTTTTGTACACTTTTCGTCTACGTTTTGTGGCGCGAGTGCCAACAAACATTGCGTCATTCGCAGCGAGGAGCCGCGCGATAGCCCTCCGAGCGGTGTTTGCGATGCGAAATTTCGACGCCCATCGCGCTTGCATTCACAGACATAACGTAACGCGCCGCCTTTGCTTCATACCGGTAATTATCGACATTTTTTTGTCGTGTCCGCATTGAAAGGCGATCAATCACTTTTGCGAAAGTACGCACTCACAAACACGAGAGGTGATGAGGCACTTTGCAACTTGGAACCTTTCTTAAACGCTGATATTAATGCAGACAAATTCCTCGTCAGCAGCGCATACTCTTTGTTGAAGTATTTGTTTATCAAGAAAATTGTTCAACAGTTTTTTCGTCACATTGAAAGTCATGAATGTTATTTAACTAAATTCTCGGCTCAAACATGCTCATGTAAAATAATAgcattacatattattttgaatcaaaagagatataaaaatatgccatttagacaaacaataaaaaacaaaatgaaacaatCATTTCTCCCAAAAACCTTGTGCAAACTTTAAGCAGGTTGTTGATGTTAACCTTTAAAAAGTGCTACGGCAATACCTCAAAGTCAATGCCAATGACTGCAAGCTCAAGGTCGTCCGCGTGCGGAGCAATTTGTTGGCAGctccagagagaaaaaaaaacacacaaagaaaggaaaaacgTGCGTAACGTAATTAACGGCAAACGGATGAAAAAGGATTCATTGCAGAGTTATGCAGACAAAAAGATGATTATACAACTCTATTTGAAAAAAGCGGTGGACTCTACTAGACTTCTGGTGATAAAAATGAGGCGTATCGTTTGACCAGATGTCTCCAATTAATTGTTAATGATGATTGTCATCAGCTACAAGTGCTGCTCGTTCACGCCTCTCGCACTCTGTCATCTTGTCTAGTGAGTTTAGCAGCAGGGTTCTTCAATATGTATTACTTTACGAAGCAGTCAAGCCTAGCAACGCAGCACATGATTCGGCAATTGACTTTAATGCACTAAATTTATGTTGGGACGGGTGCGGATGCGCTGCACAATGTAACGCCATTactcagttttaaaaatgaattcagtcgactgattgtgagcaatGCGTACCAAATTCCTTACTACACTTTTGCGTCaagaaataatgtaataattatcaaaacaCACAATTTCCTAGTTGAACGAGACATGGGGATAAATCCTCAGCACttttaacacttttttatcggtcttttaaatgaaactaaACTTCATGTAAATAAtctagataaatatttaacatataaaattatagaCATATGAAGTTCATTTTTCACatctacaaatttaataatgcacTAATGACGCTGGTGATCCCCTCCAAAACAGCATTCCCAGAAATGCATTATCTTATTGACGAAAATTGGGATCCAGAAAGATAACGGTTTTAATTGAGAAGGCGTGCGTTGAGTACAcccacaattaaaaatcttcacTTGAGACCGACCGACCACCTATCGAGAGCTCAACTTGAGCCAGCCCGGATGGCGggaaatgcattaaaaacCAGCATGCTCACTTCAAATTGACGCCGGCTGGCGTTTTCGCCGCATTTTTGCTCCATAACTTGGTGCGATAGCGATCCTGAAATAAACCGCTCGTCGATGGAGCCGTCTGGAGCGTGTAATTATTGGAGAATCTAATTACATGCATGACGACGAGATGGATGGCGCGAGCCACTCGAGCACGCGTCTCGCTTTGTTCTTTTCAGCGCCCGCTGGAGATTtcgtgtaaaaatttataagaatTATGGCTCGATCAACGCACCGGTGGTTCTACGAAAGACTAGACATATAAATCATATAGCGCCTTAAGTGTCGTTAAACTTAACGGCCAGTGTGAATTGCACCCAGCGACCGCGGCGGAAACAAATTGAAGgagcaaaattttgcttttccgTGACTTAAGCTTAAAGAATAAGAGGGACAGAGAAAAATAGGTGTGTAGATCCGTTTGTTTGCTACATGCTTCTGTTATTGATTATCGTGCATAATTGGCTTTTTCTACGATTGGCATGCAAATCAATTTGCATTGCGACACGCAGAAACGTGCAGTAAACCGAAAAGGAATGCGATTAATCAGCAAAGTTGTTGTCTTGTTATTGAAGTTGCCGTGCAACTTCATTATCCGCCTAACAATACGACTAATTACCCTTGAATCCCTGATTATAGCAATTCGCAACTCATCacaattgtcatttttaaaattaaaaacactgcaaaatatattaaaataaattaaagaaatatttttgtaatttataaaatttttataaacaaatattatggAAAATAGTTCGAGCTGTAAACTAATATGACGACTTACCCAACAGATATGGTTTGGCACTTTGGAAGCTGTATTATGTTGGCGGCAGTTTTTACAACACACAGCTCAAAAAGATATCTTTAGGACTGGCTGATTTCAAGGCACTAACAGTTAATTCCCCCTGATAAGCGCAAAATTTACAACTCTCTTGGCATCTTGGCTAGTTTTTTTATGGCGCCTCCACcgtcatttccaaaattaaagcgaATTCCCTTTTAAAGTTGTTCAAGATTTGTGCGTTTGCAACTTAAGTGTCGAATTTCTCCCTCAGAGGCAGACACACATGTTATCATTTACTCCTCCCTCCCCTAAAAGGCACGAGTAATTGAGACTAAAAAGAGCCTCTTGTTTGGTTCGCAGCACCGTAAAATGTAATTAGTGAAGGTGTCAAAGCTGCTGTATCTAAACATCCAAACTGCGTTTACCATTAGCAAATCCCGACGAGTCTAATGAAAACAATGTTCTTTGCCAGAAACAAATGGAGTCGTGGGGATTTGTCGGAAGGGCCTTTAAACTAAAACCCAATATAAAGACTGATAACAACGACTGAACAGAAGAACTGATGTTAAATTCGAGCGCTTTCCAAACGAAACGCAATGAGCAAGAGAAAGAAGCCGCCGCCTCATTATACCAAACAAAGCAAATAAGTGAGCAGTGATTCACCTGCGTGCGTATACGGGTTAAGATAAAATTCCTGTTTAGAGTGAGGCAATAGGATCAGCAAGTATGTAAGCCCCCATGTGTTCGAGCAATAACTCAAAACGCAGAAGATCGTAAAAGCAGGCGAGTAAGCAGTCTCTTCGCAGAGTTAAGAAATGATTTGTGTATATTATATGTTCAGAAGTCAGTGTTGCATACTAAGTTTAACATTGCTATATCACAATTGATGGTGCTGATTGTGTGTGATTTGTGCTCAGGAGACGCTCAGTAGATTTTGTAACAAAACAGTGCTTTTTAACTGTacaatttatgtaaatttctCTTGTACtaacttgaaatattaatggATCTTATGAAGCGAATACAACAGAGCTCTACGATTACAGCCAGACGgaactttaatttatattaatttacgtTTGCATCGTTTACTAAGTGCTGCTTgatgcgcaatttttttaaggcaTACAATACGGTGAatgtagaattaattttatttcactaatATATTCCTCCGTATTTTACCAGAATATCACCAGTCAagaaacgaaacaaaaaaaatcggagGAGGAGTGGCGAGCATTAACTTAATCATTTACACATCAGCGCTGGCGCAACGACAGTTGTGCCTTCAGTTAACACTATTATCTTATTTGCATCCTTCTTCATTTGCAAGGTCCACAAAATTATCTGTGTGACCAGGATCATCAATTCTTGTGTATGATATCTTACTATCGAGAGGCTCCTTTTAGACAAACTAAAAGATATAGCGCAATTCCAATTGTCGCAAGCAAAATCTAATATAAATCGTTAATTTCCTTGACTTATCAGGGCGAGCACTATATCTTTCCTAAAAATGTGCTCGTTACTCACTTGCATCTCGCAATAGATGCAATAAACCGAATGAACAGCGCCCATTCATCCATTATCGCGCTTGCACTCAAGAATTATTTGCCAAGGgcgtgtaaatttttgacaatGCTGAGTAATATACAGACCGTCCATGCTGACGTCAGATTGCCGCGGTGGCTGCTGTTGATAAGGCGATGCGTAAATCATGATTGCAGCCCTGTGGATTTACAGAAGGGCGCTATGTCCTGCGACAGTCACAGCGTCGTCACATTCAAATCTCTGTTCGTGCACTGCACCATCTGGAGCCGAACTGAGATGGCCACGGCCTCTAACGAAAATATAAACCGAAGCTGCCAACTCAAGTGGGGGTGTGTTTTCAAGAAACAAGGCAGCACGTGTGTTGTCTGCTCAAAGCAGTCGAGAGCAGTGCGTGTGTGAGAAGTgcagttcattttttactgtGATTCAAGGGGGATTATTTTTAGCGTTTGCTAATTTCATGCTGAATAAACGCATTATCGCGAAGGCCTAGGAATTCGCTAGGAAGGGGCGCGTCGGGCGGGGCTCTGTTTTGATAATGGATTAATGAGAGCATGGCGAAAACTGACGTCGATCGTTGATAAAATGCATGTTCGAAAAGGATATAAtagcattcaaatttaattagtggaACGACAGTGCCTTGTGCATGGCTCTGTGGTGATTCTCACCACTTCTCTAGACATTTTCAGACGTTTCTCAAATAAGTTCCAGAATATTCGATTCAGATTAACTCTTtccaaatcaaatattattctaattaagaaaaaataatacattaccttccaacaaaattaatgtaaaataatttgttataaattataataataaagatAGACTCAATTTCATTCCAAACAATTGTGCAGAGcaataaatatcattaaaataaattccaaaagtCATGACATGAAGTACAAACACTGCGGATTTCAAGACCTCTTCTTGTTGATTttgtattcaaaattaagtaagTATAATAACTTGAGGTCCTCGTCTCTCATTCAACCGACACCTACTCCTAGAGCTCCATGAGGTtgtaaaatatgcaaatttcggcaaaaatatgattttacgCGAAGGCGTATCTATAATTATTGCGCTTTATTGTttcatacaaattaaattttctgcggAGTATTGCTGTCATAAAATTGCGTGAAGGTGTTTGCGGCGAATTCTAGTATAAGATAACAGATATTAATAACgccagaatttttaaacattattcaatttttgtttaaactcATCCAACACACGGTACCTCAAGTAAAACGAAAGGTTCTCTAAAGGAACTGCCAAATCAATCAAGTCACAGAACGGTAAAAAGATAGCGAAAATTCAGCCATAATGTATCAATCACGTCATCTCCATTTTGATTCTCTTGAAACGCGAATCCTGTTCTTGAATAAGGAACCACATTATTCCCTCAGCCGACAAATAAATCCCCTTGCCGTAAAGCGCCAAAGCTTGTTTTACAGTAGACATTCGGGGAATTCGAACACTTTTGGTACACTGATATTCTGTGGTCCTCGTCATAAAAGCCAAGCATCGCGAGTTGAATATCCTGCGAGCGCCTTTCTCTCTCAACAGCCGCGTCGCTCTTTCTGTGATAGTTTAtgactttttattattaaaagacAAGAGgactttgtttgttttaaagacAGCGGaatcttttctaaaaatatcacataaaGCAGAGCGCTGTTTGCTTTTCTTGAGACAACGTTGGCTTAAACAAATTACTTCCACCATTAAATCACTCAGCATGTCataaaagcaggaaaaaaagaaaactcataTGGAAACTCCAGCAAATTTAAGGTGTCAGAACTAGATGTGTAAGTGTAAAATGTGTCTATGATTGTGGTACTATGTGACCTTGACTTAAGCATTCCAATTAAAGTTGAAGTCTACGAGCTGGTATATTATGATTGGAAAATGACGTTACCAATTTAAACCAGCAGCTTAAGTAGCACTACTACcttaaaagcaagaaaaattttgagattgaAGTAAGCTTTTCCGAAAAAAGCCGATAAAGGCAGCAAACGGTAGTCCACGACTCTAATGTGTCGCACAACTTACAGAGGAAAATTATGAGTGTTCatagagttaaattaaaatagtccAGGAACCGAATTGATAGGCGAGGTGCTCGTATGCTATAAGTTGCCATGGTGCGGCGTGCTGTGATGATGGAAATTCCTCACGAGATGCGGAGCGGCGCGCAGCCTCCACAAggcagccggccggccgccccaCCGACCGCCGGCAGAGTGAGCCACGCtgctttttgataaaatagcCTGCGGCAAGTTACAGGGTCAGTTACTGCCGTGCCGCTCGGTCCACTGTTTTAAGGATCAGAGGAGTCGGATGCTGGATAGAGGATCTGAACGAGGGCCCCAACCCGGCTCAAGGTTACGAGCAAGCGTTTCACTCACGAGATTGGCGCCAAATTTCGATACACTTTGCCGCGTGCATCGCACACGAGCAATTCTTTGGATTCTGTTTGCTTGGTCGCAAGCTGACTAAACAACCACAAAATCAgtgcgatttttttatgtgaGATGAGTCAATTATAGAATTCGAAACAAATAACTCAAGAAGCTGGGCCGTCATATATTTACTGATAACATTGTTTTAACTCGATTCaatagtttataaaaaaatatttgaactcaAGATTAAGTTATCCTTGCGTAATATCTGAATATTTAACgctatatacatattttatattagcGTATAAGAccaaattaactaaaaaaaatgtaacccTACGCAATGGAGCTACACTATTTGTGGCGCAATTTTTTCCACAGTTCATACTCAAGAGAAACCAACAGCCAACCGTCTTAGTAGAACTGGAAAGGTTTCAGTACATACTCACCGAGCACGGATAATACCTTCACAACGAGACGCGTGGACATACAACCATTCATGCTTCACGAAACTTCCTTAATTGCAATTCAATTAAGGCAGCACAACAGTCAACGgtggagaaaaatgaaacaatgcAGCACTGCAGTAGTCTCTCAATGTGGGTTGTAAGAAATTAAGAGCCAACAATTTAAGAATGCATGACAACAATAACTAAATTTCAGATGTGAAGAGAGTGAATCTAAATATTCAAGAAGATTTTTAAGTGGATACGGATTCATCCCCTGCTAAAGGTATCGCGCAGAGCGAATGACTTAAATATGAATTGTAccgtgtttttaaaacaatacctttattaataaagttaatttttactttctcttTTTGACATTTGTGTTTTGAAATCATAATTCCTCATCAAgtcacattattttaattttagtaaacaTTGCTTTTTGGCAGAATTATTTTGTGTCTAAGTTTTAAAAACCTGCAATATACATACATGCAAGCAAACCTAAAGGAGAGTAAAAGTGTTCAACTAATGCGAAAGTTTTTTAGAATTAGAAATTTCTTGCATCTTGTAGCAATGCAATGAGCGCACTTGCAGCtttgtaattgaaatttttttaataaaactttctAGTTGTACTACTTCTTATCTAGccttgaaatgtaaaaatattatttatgaagtGAAAAAACCTTGGAAAGTTAAGTGCAGGAGATGAGTTGCGAGGAAAGTTCGGCCATTAAAATCACCGTTGCCGCCCGCCTTTCGATTATAGTCTCATAATtagcacaataaaaattcggcATCTCTTGACAATTACGGATCCAATTAAGATGGCTTTTCCGACAGAACAGCGGCAATAAAGGATGATATGAAGTGGTCGGaacggaattaattaaaaccggCGCTTCGACCGCACACGCAATTTTCCGGGACTGGAATTCTTCTCTGCCCCGGTGCTAGCTGGCTGGGTACGTCgttatgattattattgtgATTACGCCTGctgcataatttgatttgcgCGCACAACAATCTGCTGTAACGGACGGCAGACGGTGAAAAATTAGCGTAAAAATGGAATTGTAATGCTCACAGGCGGCAGTCAAGAACAACGAACTCAGATTCGGTCGCTTTTTGTCTTGCAACGTCAGATTTCCCTCGACGAACGTTTCCTACGATGCATTACACTGATGTTCAGACATTATTGCAGTTCACAGAACTGATGATTTTGGCAGTTCGATGAGTTTGAAAGAAAgcagctcaaaattttaaaaaagcagtttAGTTGTGTCACAGtcgtgtttttattgaaacaaatacCACCTAAAATGctgttttgcaaattgatgCATAGAGCTGCCACGTCGattgaatgcaaaatttgcaatatgtttcatattaaatacaaattttgtattgattGTGCTATTTGAAAGCGTTACATGGCCATAATTGaagttggaaaatattgatgaatataaaaaatgaggcaatgaatattgaaaatcgatttattttcagattttaaacTCAGAAATCtcggcaaatttgttttataaatcaGGATGGGCAGCAGAGGGGATTacgcataaatattttagtataaacataaatattaactATGTTTGTATAGACAGGAAAACTTGATGAGTATATTAAACAATGAGTACgagaaaaaagtattttgtagacttttaaataattgtgattAATAATTGACCTGGTGCATTGCTTAATTGTATACAATGATATATCATCTACCAGCTTACGACTATTCTGTTAAAAGCAATAGGAAGTAAGTAGAAGAAACTATGAAACGTCCAAAGacagaaaaaaacatgaatttctTCTGTGCATCAGCCTTtgaagttatttaaaaataaatttgcgataaaaaattacaaaattaattaaatgttttgaaatgattgaGTGAAACAAACAGTACACAActacaatatttcaaaatcaaatttgcaagtTAGAAAAGCTATTGCAGGCAGAATTATGCACTaagtttacttttttaaacaactataagttttcaaattttacaagggttttaaaaacaattctgTTCTCAATCtcgaaaattttcagctacacagacttaaattttaatgccagAATATGATAAGTTGGTGTACTTTTCATgactatttttcattcaaagagTTGATCTTCAAATTCTAAGTGAATGAAATTCCTCGATTTGCACCAGTTAAAGTCGcttcatgcaaattaaatcacaGCGACGAAATCGTGGaattagcataattttaacataaatcaAAGCTGAGCGTGAGAAAAAAGACTGTTATGTTTTGATCCAACGGTCAGATTACAACCCTGCTGTTTGCCGCGAACCGCCCTGCCCTCGACGGAGCAACCTGACAGGTGGGGACCAAGTGCGGGTCACACGTAGAGACCCGCTCGGGGCCGCTGGCCGGCCCCTGGGGGCCCGTCGACGGCCACGAACTCACTTTAGTTTGCGTGTTATTCAATTAGCCAGCGTCGTAATTGGATTAAAGGCGGCGAATGCCAGCCATACACACCCCTTAGGGGCATCGCCGCGTAAAAGGGGTGAAACTGAAGGACAACACTCACCGACAAGGTGGCCATGCTTTTGGTACGTCTACCGGAGACGAAGCCGATCGGCTGATTCACTTGACTTGTAATCCTAAGCGATGTTTTATTCTCGATCAAACTAACGATGAATCAAGCCACAAATATATTATCCACATCACCGTTCGCTCTGTCCAAGAAAGAAGCAACAAGTGTGCGGTGTGCCGCCAGAAGAGACATCTCGTGTCAAAAATCTTAACCGGATTTGGGCGGAGCCGCACCTTGTCTTTGTTTCCTTTACCTGTCCGTTAGAGGCGCTACAGTTCTTGccttatttgaaaaatttattttcctgcagACAGATGGTGCGAAGTTCatgttctgattttttaaccgGTTGTTAAGAGAAAACCCTAGGCTGAAAATAATCTATTGGGAAAGAATCaagaactaaaaatttataatcctatttaattattccaaatgTACACGTCAAGTAAATTCTGCgactaattttcttttattttgatgcatGTTTAATGGTTATTATCACCGCCTAccggttttaaattatttgctgatCCCTGACAAACGAACAACGGCATGCGCTGCTGGTTGCGGCTTAACATGCTCCTTTATTCGCTTGAGCCTTAACAACATCCAGAAAATTCGGGAAACTTCTTAGAAACTAGCGATTTCCTCTGCTCTCTGAGATCACTCAGTCATCGTAAGTCGCGTGGTAAGTTCATTGGCGATTGTATTTTTCGCATCAATTAGCCGTGAGAAATTGCACACACTTTTTTGGAtcatttaaaaacttcatATGACCAGGGAGAGTACTTTCATAGGGTCAAAATAATGTAGATAGACACGGATGGAACATGGATGGAACTCGTGTACTATTGTGCTTGTTTACGTTCATACATAAACTTTCTAATGtgtgtagatttttttaaatccgttttgaaatttgcagcATGAAATcttattctatttatttttttataaaaatataaaatttgatttcattcaaaatactGCGgtcttaaaaaatgaaatcgtcGAAATTTTTGCATCTTTTTAATGTATGATATGTATGTAGATTAATGTAAAATTGTCCTGGTCCCGGTCAAATCGCGCAActctcaacaaccaaacgcgattttccttgttgcattaaaagggcaacaatcaattcgaaatcgagagtgaaaatttgggtgtttgttgaaagttgcgcaattttactgggaccaggacgaaatattgaaaatatattatatgcaaTAAGCATTAGATTCACAATTTTACCTTGAGGAAATTTACCTGTACAACTTACTATactggaaaattgattttattaggTTGACCTTTGTGCCTGTTCCTTCCCACATAGCTGAAAAGTTTTGCCCAACATGGCCAAGTGGGGCGAAGGCGATCCACGGTGGATTGTTGAGGAAAGACCAGACGCTACCAATGTTAACAACTGGCACTGGTAAGCATTGATTTTGATAAGCCTAGCCTGGCCGTTTCATCAATTTGTTATTCAATAGGTCTGAGAAAAATGCCAACCGTTGGTCTCAGAGCAAACTGCAGGACTTGCTCAACGGCTTGACTGTTGAGGGAGAAAAGGGTTAGTATCAAATTAGTATGGGGGGctcacactttccgctcactcacacttctcgctctgatgggaagattcaatgttaatccctatcctagcgagaagtgtgagttgggcgaaaatggtgagtctgcCATACATCATTTCaagtaatattatttgttcgcattattaatttcatcaatcatcaaACAGGCACAGCCAAAATCAAAGAAGTGAACAAGTGTGAAGGGGAAGCTGTTGTCAACAATAGAAAGGGGAAACTCATATTTTTCTACGACTGGCAGCTGGAATTAAAATGGGAAGGCCAATGTGACAAAGATTCAAAACTCAAATGCAAAGGAAAGATTACTATCCCAAACCTGAGCGAGGAGAACGGAATTGAAGATATTGATGTATTTTCAGTTCagccttttctttctttccttttaattgacctTCATTTTATAGGTCGAGCCAACTGTGGAGGAAAGCACAGACTTTGCATACAACATGAAACAACTTATGTTCAATGAGGGCAAAAAGCTCATACGAGAAAAGATAACTGAATACATCAGTGCCCTGAAAGAAGGTATATACTCATTTATTTCtagttgaaaatttctcacgtgttttatttagaatattcAAAAGGTCTGATCTTACCGAAGAAAGATGAAAATGAAGTCAAAGTTGTAAAACCTGCAGCGGCGCCTGTGAAGCTCACTACTCGCAATCAGGTACTAAATGTGGATCATAggtcacaaataaatttgcttcatTGTGGCGTATTTGTAGCTTGCTGGTGCTGTGAAGAACATGAACATAGACACATCTTCATTCGAGTCTCGCCAAAGTCTATTCTGTCCAATCAATGAAGCTTACAAATGCTTCACCGATCAAAGAGTAAGCTGTGTTTCTCTAATTTGGTGAACATTGTAACCTCAGATTTTCCCCTAGATGCTAGAAGCTTTCACAAGAGGACCTGTGAAGCTTGAGGCAGCTCCCAAGGGTAAATTTGAACTCTTTGGTGGCAACATATTTGGGGAGTTTATCGAATTGGTGAGCTTATAATCTaatgatttgttttcaaacgGTTAACTTGTTTTACTAGGAGGAAAACATTAAAGTGAAGCAATATTGGCAAAATAAGGCTTGGCCAAGTGGAGCTAGATCAAT encodes:
- the LOC135943527 gene encoding activator of 90 kDa heat shock protein ATPase homolog 1; this encodes MAKWGEGDPRWIVEERPDATNVNNWHWSEKNANRWSQSKLQDLLNGLTVEGEKGTAKIKEVNKCEGEAVVNNRKGKLIFFYDWQLELKWEGQCDKDSKLKCKGKITIPNLSEENGIEDIDVEPTVEESTDFAYNMKQLMFNEGKKLIREKITEYISALKEEYSKGLILPKKDENEVKVVKPAAAPVKLTTRNQLAGAVKNMNIDTSSFESRQSLFCPINEAYKCFTDQRMLEAFTRGPVKLEAAPKGKFELFGGNIFGEFIELEENIKVKQYWQNKAWPSGARSIVELTFDEEPEGTTIILKHSGIPSSELEATKQGWDQYYWNPIKVTFGFGSFLTDVL